One genomic window of Rhizomicrobium sp. includes the following:
- a CDS encoding type II toxin-antitoxin system MqsR family toxin has protein sequence MVPYFPAEKRKPSFDLARFKAACGDPRRLAITSTALRTAAEIGFGRIEIAQTVRSMKSAQFQKSMTSYADHRWWRDVYHVPFEGVTLYVKFTDDAVTEFTLLSFKER, from the coding sequence ATGGTGCCATACTTCCCCGCGGAAAAGCGCAAGCCGAGCTTCGATCTGGCGCGGTTCAAGGCGGCGTGCGGCGATCCGCGACGGCTCGCGATCACCAGCACGGCGCTGCGGACGGCCGCCGAAATCGGCTTTGGACGGATCGAGATCGCGCAGACCGTCCGCTCGATGAAGAGCGCGCAGTTCCAGAAGTCGATGACCAGCTATGCCGATCATCGCTGGTGGCGGGACGTCTATCATGTTCCCTTCGAGGGAGTGACCCTCTACGTGAAGTTCACTGACGATGCGGTAACGGAGTTCACGCTGTTGTCGTTCAAGGAGCGTTGA
- a CDS encoding gamma-glutamyl-gamma-aminobutyrate hydrolase family protein, which produces MTPRRPIVGFPCDRRMLGAHPFHVVGEKYIEAVRRGADALPVLLPVLDPPIAAEDILAGIDGLLFTGSPSNVAPRHYGGPAPRPGVLQDEHRDATALPLLRAAIAAGKPVLAICRGFQELNVAFGGTLHQHVQEVPGRADHRENKDAPLDEQYGPAHPVRVEPDGLLAQLIRERMFPVNSLHSQGIDRLAPGLRAEAVAPDGQIEAVSMPGAKGFVLGVQWHPEWVWSDNPVSREIFAAFGNALRAPPPR; this is translated from the coding sequence ATGACCCCGCGCCGCCCCATCGTCGGCTTTCCCTGCGACCGGCGCATGCTGGGGGCGCATCCGTTCCATGTCGTCGGCGAGAAATACATCGAGGCGGTGCGCCGGGGCGCCGATGCGCTGCCGGTCCTCTTGCCCGTCCTCGATCCGCCGATCGCCGCCGAGGACATTCTCGCCGGCATCGATGGCCTCTTGTTCACCGGATCGCCGTCCAACGTCGCGCCAAGACATTATGGCGGCCCGGCGCCGCGGCCCGGCGTGCTGCAGGACGAGCATCGCGACGCCACCGCGCTGCCCCTGCTCAGGGCCGCGATCGCCGCCGGCAAGCCGGTGCTCGCCATCTGCCGCGGCTTCCAGGAACTGAACGTCGCGTTCGGCGGCACGCTGCATCAGCATGTGCAAGAAGTCCCCGGCCGCGCCGATCACCGCGAGAACAAGGACGCGCCGCTGGACGAGCAATACGGTCCCGCCCATCCGGTGCGGGTCGAGCCGGACGGATTGCTCGCGCAATTGATCCGTGAACGGATGTTCCCGGTGAACTCGCTGCACAGCCAGGGCATCGACCGCCTGGCGCCGGGCCTGCGCGCCGAGGCGGTTGCGCCGGACGGGCAGATCGAGGCGGTGTCGATGCCCGGCGCGAAAGGCTTCGTGCTCGGCGTGCAGTGGCACCCGGAATGGGTATGGTCGGACAATCCGGTTTCGCGCGAGATCTTCGCCGCCTTCGGGAACGCGCTGCGGGCTCCGCCGCCGCGCTGA
- a CDS encoding EAL domain-containing protein — translation MIEAARLLGFAFANADFLFEVDGSGTVVFATGAATDLVQGDVVGKSAARLFTISEAAKFTTLTRSLAKGDRAGPFRLKLAGGKEAAVAMFRLPQNGNQISCTLSKPGVRNIGAGKNGLANRDGFLAAASQVACENDALALVDLPGLPKMVAAMSEEESGKLLGSIGAALGKAGAKAAGRLSPSSFGIIAEAVGGTAKLGQKIRAALGETDASSLSIEETLVSLKGKGISDAQRDLVLRYVVDKFASGQWQGEAASDVATQFGLMMEETQRKLKQLTDTVADGAFSMSFQPIVDLKTGDPSHFEARARFSGEMTEDTIAMMEALGVSDAFDLAVAIKVLGIAESRAAHGQSVAFNISGKTICAPSNFGLLAGLLARKRALAGKLLIEVTESSEVTNLDDAAKGVAALRALGYRVGIDDFGAGAASLTYLHAMPVDFVKFDSALIAKLGQSKRDDVLLAGLVKLCRELGVTTIAERIETAEQGAAAKAMGFDLGQGYLYGKPAAELPVPQVTFAAKRKGIQESWA, via the coding sequence ATGATCGAAGCCGCCCGTCTTCTGGGCTTCGCCTTCGCCAATGCCGATTTCCTGTTCGAAGTGGACGGGAGCGGCACCGTCGTGTTCGCGACCGGTGCGGCGACCGATCTCGTCCAGGGCGATGTCGTCGGAAAATCCGCCGCGCGCCTTTTCACGATTTCGGAAGCCGCGAAATTCACCACGCTGACGCGCTCCCTCGCTAAGGGCGATCGCGCCGGTCCGTTTCGCTTGAAGCTGGCGGGCGGCAAGGAAGCCGCCGTCGCCATGTTCCGCCTGCCGCAGAACGGCAACCAGATCTCCTGCACCCTCTCCAAGCCGGGCGTGCGCAACATCGGCGCGGGCAAGAACGGTCTTGCCAACCGCGACGGCTTCCTCGCCGCGGCCTCGCAGGTTGCTTGCGAGAACGACGCCCTGGCGCTGGTCGATCTTCCGGGCCTGCCCAAGATGGTCGCGGCGATGAGCGAGGAGGAATCCGGCAAGCTGCTCGGCAGCATCGGCGCCGCGCTCGGCAAGGCCGGCGCCAAGGCCGCCGGCAGGCTGTCGCCGTCGAGTTTCGGCATCATCGCCGAAGCGGTCGGCGGCACGGCGAAGCTCGGCCAGAAGATCCGCGCCGCCTTGGGCGAGACCGACGCGAGCAGCCTTTCGATCGAGGAGACGCTGGTCTCGCTCAAGGGCAAGGGCATCAGCGACGCGCAGCGCGATCTGGTGCTGCGCTACGTGGTCGACAAATTCGCCAGCGGCCAATGGCAGGGCGAAGCGGCGTCGGACGTCGCCACCCAGTTCGGCCTGATGATGGAAGAGACCCAGCGTAAGCTGAAGCAACTCACTGACACCGTCGCCGACGGCGCCTTCTCGATGTCGTTCCAGCCGATCGTCGACCTGAAAACCGGCGACCCTTCGCATTTCGAGGCGCGGGCGCGGTTCTCCGGCGAAATGACCGAGGACACCATTGCCATGATGGAGGCGCTGGGCGTCTCCGATGCCTTCGATCTCGCGGTCGCGATCAAGGTCCTCGGCATCGCGGAATCGCGCGCCGCGCATGGACAAAGCGTCGCCTTCAACATCTCGGGCAAAACGATCTGCGCGCCGTCCAATTTCGGCCTTCTCGCCGGGCTTCTGGCGCGCAAGCGGGCCCTGGCCGGCAAACTGCTCATCGAAGTCACCGAAAGCTCCGAAGTCACCAATCTGGACGACGCCGCCAAGGGAGTCGCCGCCCTGCGCGCGCTCGGCTATCGCGTGGGCATCGACGATTTCGGCGCCGGCGCCGCGTCGCTGACCTATCTGCATGCGATGCCGGTCGACTTCGTGAAGTTCGACAGCGCGCTGATCGCCAAGCTCGGCCAGTCCAAGCGCGACGACGTGCTGCTCGCGGGGCTGGTGAAGCTCTGCCGCGAACTCGGCGTGACGACCATCGCCGAGCGGATCGAGACGGCCGAGCAGGGCGCCGCGGCCAAGGCGATGGGCTTCGACCTCGGCCAGGGGTATCTTTACGGCAAGCCCGCCGCCGAACTGCCGGTGCCGCAGGTCACGTTCGCCGCCAAGCGCAAGGGCATCCAGGAAAGCTGGGCCTAG
- a CDS encoding metalloregulator ArsR/SmtB family transcription factor: MAYDNALEALADPTRRRVFERLRAGPSPVGHLARGLPVSRPAVSQHLKVLKEAGLVSEVQDGTRRIYRIDPQGLGALRAWLDQFWENALDAFKAEAEQSHKDEDK, from the coding sequence ATGGCTTACGATAATGCCCTCGAAGCTCTGGCGGACCCGACGCGGCGGCGGGTTTTCGAGCGTCTGCGCGCCGGGCCTTCACCGGTCGGGCATCTGGCGCGCGGGCTGCCGGTCAGCCGGCCGGCCGTGTCGCAGCACCTCAAAGTGCTGAAGGAGGCGGGGCTCGTCAGCGAAGTGCAGGACGGCACGCGCCGCATCTACCGCATCGATCCGCAGGGCCTCGGCGCGCTGCGCGCCTGGCTCGATCAATTCTGGGAGAACGCCCTCGACGCCTTCAAGGCGGAGGCCGAACAATCGCACAAGGACGAGGACAAATGA
- a CDS encoding SRPBCC family protein → MTQTITIAPVRKAITVNVSQPRAFEVFTAGIDRWWPKSHHIGGAPLVRSAIEPRVGGRWYSVHEDGSESVTGIVKVWDPPHRLVHSWDINAMWKPDAAAGSEVEVRFVAESPNRTRVELEHRNFERMGQDGGQKMRDAVGGEGGWNSILELYRKDAEAA, encoded by the coding sequence ATGACGCAGACGATCACCATCGCTCCGGTGCGCAAGGCGATCACCGTGAATGTGAGCCAGCCGCGCGCCTTCGAGGTCTTCACCGCGGGCATCGACCGCTGGTGGCCGAAGAGCCATCACATCGGCGGGGCGCCACTCGTCCGCTCGGCGATCGAGCCGCGCGTCGGCGGCCGCTGGTATTCGGTCCATGAGGACGGCAGCGAGAGCGTGACCGGCATCGTGAAGGTGTGGGATCCGCCGCACCGGCTCGTCCATAGCTGGGACATCAATGCGATGTGGAAGCCGGACGCGGCGGCCGGTTCGGAAGTCGAAGTGCGCTTCGTCGCCGAAAGCCCGAACCGCACGCGCGTCGAACTCGAGCACCGCAATTTCGAGCGGATGGGCCAGGACGGCGGCCAGAAGATGCGCGACGCGGTCGGCGGCGAAGGCGGCTGGAATTCGATTCTCGAACTGTACCGCAAGGACGCGGAAGCGGCCTGA
- a CDS encoding SRPBCC domain-containing protein → MQRIFHAAIGLLIASVLACPGRAAVVEATANGFAIEQTVHIAAPPAKVYDALVHPAEWWDSGHTFSGSAANLSIEPHAGGCFCEALADGGSVQHAQVVVAAPGETLRLRGPLGPFQDQGVDGALTFALKAEAGGTELTLSNNIGGFMKGGFGDWPGRADAMLAQQMAHLKQYLETGSPGLKPAEDLP, encoded by the coding sequence ATGCAGCGCATCTTCCACGCAGCCATCGGCTTGCTGATCGCGTCGGTGCTGGCCTGTCCGGGGCGGGCCGCCGTGGTCGAAGCCACGGCGAACGGCTTTGCCATCGAACAGACCGTTCACATCGCCGCGCCGCCGGCCAAGGTCTATGACGCGCTCGTCCATCCGGCCGAATGGTGGGATTCCGGCCATACGTTCTCGGGCAGCGCCGCGAACCTGTCGATCGAGCCGCATGCGGGCGGCTGCTTCTGCGAGGCGCTGGCCGATGGCGGCTCGGTCCAGCACGCCCAAGTCGTGGTCGCCGCGCCGGGCGAAACGCTGCGCCTGCGCGGACCGCTCGGGCCGTTCCAGGACCAGGGCGTGGACGGCGCCCTCACCTTCGCCCTGAAGGCGGAAGCCGGCGGCACCGAGCTGACGCTTTCGAACAATATCGGCGGCTTCATGAAGGGCGGCTTCGGCGACTGGCCGGGGCGCGCCGACGCGATGCTGGCGCAGCAGATGGCCCATCTGAAGCAATATCTCGAGACCGGCTCGCCGGGGCTCAAGCCCGCGGAGGATCTGCCGTGA
- a CDS encoding aminotransferase yields MAPHGSNQTKHWQALDAAHHVHPFSDTAALNAEGVRVITRGKGVYLWDSEGGKIIDGMSGLWCVQVGYGNEELAEAGCEALRTLPYYNHFFKTSNPWTIELAAKLATLLPDGHERILFANSGSEANDTALKLIRYYWNLKGRPDKKIHLSRDYAYHGVTLAAASLSGLTPMHPQWDLPLPGFEKVPAPYWYGAKEAGYGDIAPAEFGLLIAGKLEKKILELGPDSVASFSAEPVQGAGGLIFPPPTYWQEVQRICARYDVLLHLDEVITGFGRTGEWFGAQTYGIAPDILTMAKGLSSGYQPISAISLGERMADTILNANEELVHGFTYSGHPVACAVALKNLEVIETAGLVSRVKTSIGPYLQRRLAETFADHPIVGEVRGEGLLAAVELVRDRKERKFFPDPGNIGTLCRNHCFNDGLVCRAIRDTMVLAPPLVVSESEIEEIVAKLKNAVDRTANDCGRIAPA; encoded by the coding sequence ATGGCCCCGCACGGCAGCAACCAGACCAAGCATTGGCAGGCGCTCGACGCCGCCCATCACGTCCATCCCTTCAGCGACACCGCGGCCCTCAATGCGGAGGGCGTGCGCGTCATCACGCGCGGCAAGGGCGTCTATCTGTGGGACAGCGAGGGCGGGAAGATCATCGACGGCATGTCCGGCCTGTGGTGCGTGCAGGTCGGCTACGGCAACGAGGAATTGGCCGAGGCGGGCTGCGAAGCGCTGCGCACGCTTCCCTACTACAACCACTTCTTCAAGACCTCGAATCCCTGGACCATCGAGCTCGCCGCGAAGCTGGCGACGCTGCTGCCGGACGGCCATGAGCGCATCCTGTTCGCCAATTCCGGCTCGGAGGCGAACGACACCGCGCTCAAGCTGATCCGCTATTACTGGAACCTGAAGGGCAGGCCCGACAAGAAGATCCATCTGTCGCGCGACTACGCCTATCACGGCGTGACCCTGGCGGCGGCGTCGCTGTCGGGGCTGACACCGATGCATCCGCAATGGGACCTGCCGCTGCCCGGCTTCGAGAAGGTGCCGGCGCCCTATTGGTACGGCGCGAAGGAGGCCGGTTATGGCGACATCGCGCCGGCCGAGTTCGGCCTGCTGATCGCCGGGAAGCTGGAAAAGAAGATCCTGGAACTGGGGCCGGATAGCGTCGCGTCCTTCTCGGCGGAGCCGGTGCAGGGCGCGGGCGGGCTGATCTTCCCGCCGCCGACCTATTGGCAAGAAGTGCAGCGCATCTGCGCCCGCTACGACGTACTGCTGCATCTGGACGAGGTCATCACCGGCTTCGGCCGCACCGGCGAATGGTTCGGGGCGCAGACTTACGGGATCGCGCCCGACATCCTGACGATGGCCAAGGGATTGTCCTCCGGCTACCAGCCGATCTCGGCGATCTCACTGGGCGAGCGCATGGCCGACACGATCCTCAATGCCAATGAGGAACTGGTGCACGGCTTCACCTATTCCGGCCATCCGGTGGCCTGCGCCGTGGCGCTCAAGAACCTCGAAGTGATCGAGACGGCCGGTCTGGTGTCGCGCGTGAAAACGTCGATCGGTCCCTATCTGCAGCGGCGCCTGGCGGAGACCTTCGCGGATCATCCCATCGTCGGCGAGGTGCGCGGCGAGGGACTGCTCGCGGCGGTGGAGCTCGTGCGCGACAGGAAGGAGCGCAAATTCTTTCCCGATCCGGGGAACATCGGCACGCTTTGCCGCAACCACTGCTTCAACGACGGGCTCGTCTGCCGCGCGATCCGCGACACGATGGTGCTGGCGCCGCCGCTGGTGGTTTCCGAGAGCGAGATCGAGGAGATCGTGGCGAAACTGAAAAATGCCGTCGATCGTACGGCCAATGATTGCGGCAGGATCGCGCCCGCGTGA
- a CDS encoding alpha-ketoglutarate-dependent dioxygenase AlkB: protein MVRPLALAPGVALWREYFSRESQRTLLADVLARVEAAPFYKPVMPISGKPFSVEETNFGPLGWVSDRAGYRYAPRHPYTGHPWPDIPPALLKLWDAVADFPAPPECCLVNLYRGSAKMGAHQDRDEQATEAPVVSVSLGDEALFRFGGTIRKGPTQSITLSSGDVLVFGGPARLMFHGIDRVIAGSSQLVPGGGRINLTLRRITQIK, encoded by the coding sequence ATGGTGAGGCCGCTGGCGCTGGCGCCCGGCGTGGCCCTGTGGCGCGAATACTTTTCCCGCGAAAGCCAGCGGACCCTGCTCGCCGACGTGCTGGCGCGTGTCGAGGCGGCGCCGTTCTACAAGCCGGTCATGCCGATATCGGGCAAGCCGTTCTCGGTCGAGGAGACCAATTTCGGGCCGCTGGGCTGGGTGTCGGATCGCGCAGGCTATCGCTATGCGCCACGCCATCCGTACACGGGCCATCCATGGCCGGATATCCCGCCTGCGCTGCTGAAGCTGTGGGATGCGGTCGCGGACTTTCCCGCGCCGCCGGAGTGCTGCCTGGTCAATCTCTATCGCGGGTCCGCGAAAATGGGCGCGCACCAGGATCGTGACGAGCAGGCGACCGAGGCGCCGGTGGTCTCGGTCTCACTGGGCGACGAGGCGCTGTTCCGCTTCGGCGGCACGATCCGCAAGGGACCGACCCAGAGCATCACGCTGTCGTCCGGCGACGTGCTCGTCTTCGGCGGACCGGCCCGGCTGATGTTCCACGGCATAGACCGCGTCATCGCCGGCAGTTCCCAGCTCGTCCCCGGCGGCGGGCGGATAAACCTGACTCTGAGGCGTATCACCCAAATAAAATGA
- a CDS encoding GNAT family N-acetyltransferase — protein sequence MTTGLTHRLARPDDIAVLKPLMDRAIGELLEPFLPPEAVAASFSIMGLDTQLIADGTYFVVACGGTVAGCGGWSRRATLFGGDHSAGRDAALLDPRKDAARVRAMYTDPAFARRGIGRLILELCEQAAAREGFARVELAATLAGEPLYRACGYFVIEAFESDTPSGVRVPLIRMGKEISSSS from the coding sequence ATGACGACGGGACTCACGCACCGGCTGGCGCGGCCGGACGATATCGCGGTTCTGAAGCCGCTGATGGACCGCGCCATCGGCGAGCTTCTCGAGCCCTTCCTGCCGCCCGAGGCCGTGGCCGCGTCGTTCTCCATCATGGGGCTCGACACCCAGCTGATCGCCGACGGGACCTATTTCGTCGTTGCTTGTGGCGGCACCGTCGCCGGCTGTGGCGGCTGGAGCCGGCGCGCCACGCTGTTCGGCGGCGATCATTCGGCCGGCCGTGACGCGGCCCTGCTCGATCCCCGGAAGGACGCGGCGCGGGTGCGCGCGATGTATACCGACCCGGCCTTCGCGCGGCGCGGCATCGGAAGATTGATCCTCGAACTGTGCGAGCAGGCGGCGGCGCGCGAAGGCTTCGCGCGCGTCGAACTCGCCGCGACGCTGGCGGGCGAGCCGCTCTACCGCGCCTGCGGCTATTTCGTCATCGAAGCCTTCGAGAGCGACACGCCGTCTGGCGTGCGCGTGCCGCTGATCCGCATGGGGAAAGAGATCTCATCTTCCTCCTAA
- a CDS encoding lipid A deacylase LpxR family protein encodes MHKYSIAAAGLVVLCLPGLAAAAPAEDSRSGALSIQFENDIFFNTDQHYTNGVALNYTTAPQDTPDWLANFAHHLPFFERTGEVRTSYALGQDIFTPRRTGLLVPDPTDRPYAGYLYVGLGILSKSDTHLDQAELQLGVVGPASLGEDAQNWVHTVIGDRKALGWHYQLRDEPVANVFYERSWKLIPPKSILGLFVDLEPHAGFAAGNAYDYANAGAMVRLGINLPDDFGPPRLEPSLPGSSFFEPNGAISAYAFAGVDGRAVGRNIFLDGNSFEASRSVDKRILVGDVQIGAVVQLGGTRLSFTHVFRTKEFSTQASADQFGSVDLTFRL; translated from the coding sequence ATGCATAAATATTCAATAGCCGCCGCGGGGCTGGTGGTCCTGTGCCTGCCGGGCCTGGCTGCCGCCGCGCCGGCCGAGGATAGCCGCTCCGGGGCGCTGTCGATCCAGTTCGAGAACGACATCTTCTTCAACACCGACCAGCATTACACCAACGGCGTCGCGCTGAATTACACGACCGCGCCGCAGGACACACCGGATTGGCTGGCGAATTTCGCGCATCATTTGCCGTTCTTCGAAAGGACCGGCGAAGTGCGGACGAGCTACGCGCTGGGCCAGGACATCTTCACGCCCCGGCGAACCGGCCTCCTCGTGCCCGACCCCACGGACCGCCCCTATGCGGGATATCTCTATGTCGGCCTCGGCATCCTTTCGAAGTCGGACACCCATCTCGATCAGGCCGAGCTCCAGCTCGGCGTCGTCGGGCCCGCCTCGCTGGGAGAGGACGCGCAGAACTGGGTGCATACCGTCATCGGCGACCGCAAGGCGCTCGGCTGGCACTACCAGCTCCGCGACGAGCCGGTCGCGAACGTCTTCTACGAGCGGAGCTGGAAGCTCATTCCGCCCAAATCGATTCTCGGCCTGTTTGTCGACCTGGAGCCGCATGCCGGCTTTGCGGCGGGCAACGCCTATGACTATGCGAACGCCGGCGCGATGGTGCGGCTGGGCATCAACCTGCCCGACGACTTCGGGCCGCCACGGCTCGAGCCCAGCCTGCCGGGCAGCAGCTTCTTCGAGCCCAACGGCGCGATCAGCGCCTACGCCTTCGCCGGCGTGGACGGACGCGCGGTGGGCCGCAACATCTTCCTGGACGGCAACAGCTTCGAGGCGAGCCGCAGTGTCGACAAGCGAATCCTGGTCGGCGATGTCCAGATCGGCGCGGTCGTGCAACTGGGCGGGACCCGGCTTTCCTTTACCCATGTCTTCCGAACCAAGGAATTCAGCACCCAGGCTTCCGCCGACCAGTTCGGCTCGGTCGACCTGACCTTCCGGCTTTAG
- the rplU gene encoding 50S ribosomal protein L21, whose translation MFAVIRTGGKQYKVAKDDVLTIEKVGGDVGSTLTIGEVLLLSGDTLTHGAPLVAGASVACEILEQGKGPKVVAFKKKRRKNTHRKRGHRQPFTKVKVTAILAA comes from the coding sequence ATGTTCGCGGTTATCCGCACCGGCGGCAAGCAGTACAAAGTGGCCAAGGACGACGTCCTGACCATCGAGAAGGTCGGCGGCGACGTCGGCTCGACGCTGACCATCGGCGAGGTTCTGCTGCTGAGCGGCGACACGCTCACCCATGGCGCGCCCTTGGTGGCCGGCGCCTCGGTCGCCTGCGAAATCCTCGAACAGGGCAAGGGCCCCAAGGTCGTCGCCTTCAAGAAGAAGCGGCGCAAAAACACCCATCGCAAGCGCGGTCATCGCCAGCCCTTCACCAAGGTGAAGGTCACGGCGATCTTGGCGGCTTAA
- the rpmA gene encoding 50S ribosomal protein L27 → MAHKKAGGSSRNGRDSNPKMLGVKLFGGEKVAGGNIIVRQRGTKFWAGEGVGMGKDHSLFALTDGQVAFRQGFKRRTYVSVINAQNPATKSAAE, encoded by the coding sequence ATGGCACACAAGAAAGCAGGCGGTTCCTCGCGCAACGGTCGCGACTCGAACCCCAAGATGCTCGGCGTGAAGCTGTTCGGCGGCGAGAAGGTCGCGGGCGGCAACATTATCGTGCGCCAGCGCGGCACCAAGTTCTGGGCCGGCGAAGGCGTCGGCATGGGCAAGGACCATTCGCTCTTCGCGCTTACCGACGGCCAGGTCGCGTTCCGCCAGGGCTTCAAGCGCCGCACCTACGTATCGGTGATTAACGCGCAGAATCCGGCGACGAAGAGCGCAGCGGAATAG
- a CDS encoding GNAT family N-acetyltransferase, whose product MCSTESGFLESERLLLRRPERRDIPAIVPLANDYEVAKNLSTMPHPYTATDGEAFLARLDEKRDTDFVFAITRKADSVYMGSIGLHLRDDGYEFGYWLGKPFWRQGYATEAARRLIAFAFDELEAQLVWAGWFHDNPRSGNVLAKLGCVPRGFTKRRCLARGMEIGCNEVTLSREAYLVRRVA is encoded by the coding sequence ATGTGCTCAACTGAATCAGGCTTTCTGGAATCCGAGAGACTGCTGTTACGCCGACCCGAGCGGCGCGACATTCCCGCGATCGTGCCGCTGGCGAACGACTACGAGGTCGCCAAGAATCTCTCCACGATGCCCCATCCCTACACCGCGACGGACGGTGAGGCCTTTCTGGCACGGCTGGACGAGAAGCGGGACACCGATTTCGTATTCGCGATCACGCGAAAGGCGGACTCCGTCTACATGGGCAGCATCGGATTGCACCTGCGCGACGACGGCTACGAGTTCGGCTATTGGCTGGGCAAGCCTTTCTGGCGGCAGGGTTACGCGACCGAGGCGGCGCGGCGGCTGATCGCCTTCGCCTTCGACGAATTGGAGGCGCAACTCGTGTGGGCCGGCTGGTTCCACGACAATCCGCGCTCCGGCAACGTGCTCGCCAAGCTCGGCTGCGTGCCCAGGGGCTTCACGAAGCGCCGCTGCCTGGCGCGCGGCATGGAGATCGGCTGCAACGAGGTGACGCTGAGCCGCGAGGCCTATCTCGTCAGGAGGGTGGCATGA
- a CDS encoding GNAT family N-acetyltransferase translates to MSFHPTTQRLILRPPTLTDMPAFVAILNDYDVAKNLRLVAHPFTETLFREALVRIDRERQDGTGYSFAVTRAMDGALIGLCAADRGPNGAWEFGYWYGRPYWGQGYATEAARPVMRFAFEDRGAERLTAGWFDDNPASGAVLHKLGFAIAGVARVRCLARGCEVLSNRAQLTREQFARKKAA, encoded by the coding sequence ATGAGCTTCCATCCGACGACGCAGCGGCTGATCCTGCGGCCGCCGACCTTGACCGACATGCCGGCCTTCGTGGCGATCCTGAACGACTACGACGTGGCCAAGAACCTGCGCCTGGTGGCGCATCCGTTCACCGAAACGCTGTTCCGCGAGGCGCTTGTGCGCATCGATCGGGAGCGGCAGGACGGCACCGGCTACAGCTTCGCGGTCACGCGCGCGATGGACGGCGCGCTGATCGGGCTGTGCGCGGCCGACCGCGGCCCGAACGGCGCCTGGGAGTTCGGCTATTGGTACGGCCGGCCCTATTGGGGCCAGGGCTACGCCACGGAAGCGGCGCGGCCGGTGATGCGCTTCGCCTTCGAGGACAGGGGGGCGGAGCGGCTGACGGCCGGCTGGTTCGACGACAATCCGGCCTCCGGCGCGGTTCTGCACAAGCTGGGCTTCGCCATCGCGGGCGTGGCGCGCGTCCGCTGCCTGGCGCGGGGCTGCGAAGTGCTCTCCAACCGGGCGCAGTTGACGCGCGAGCAATTTGCGCGAAAGAAGGCGGCATGA
- the obgE gene encoding GTPase ObgE has translation MKFLDVAKVYIQSGHGGNGCVAFRREKYIEYGGPWGGNGGKGGDVWVEAVENLNTLIDYRFQQHVRAKNGFPGLGKEMTGGHGDDALMKVPPGTQVYEEDGETLIADLATVGQRVKLLRGGNGGFGNAHFKSSTNQAPRHANPGQPGEEKIVILKLKLIADAGLIGMPNAGKSTFLSRVSAARPKIADYPFTTLEPQLGVVKIDSTDFVLADLPGLIEGAHEGTGLGDKFLGHAERCNVILHLIDGTESAIARTYKTIRAELEAYGHGLEDKPEIVALNKADAIPKAALAKKRAALEKACGNKAFVISGVTGAGIDEVLRAVAKEIVKRRAPKKAQIKAAKQEWSP, from the coding sequence ATGAAATTCCTCGATGTGGCGAAGGTCTATATCCAATCCGGGCACGGCGGTAACGGCTGCGTCGCGTTCCGCCGCGAGAAGTACATCGAATATGGCGGCCCCTGGGGCGGCAATGGCGGCAAGGGTGGCGATGTCTGGGTTGAGGCGGTCGAAAACCTCAACACGCTGATCGACTACCGCTTCCAGCAGCATGTCCGCGCCAAGAACGGCTTTCCCGGCCTCGGCAAGGAGATGACCGGCGGGCATGGCGACGACGCGCTGATGAAAGTGCCGCCCGGCACGCAGGTCTATGAAGAGGACGGCGAGACATTGATCGCCGATCTGGCGACGGTCGGCCAGCGCGTGAAGCTGCTGCGCGGCGGCAATGGCGGCTTCGGCAACGCGCACTTCAAGAGCTCGACCAACCAGGCGCCGCGCCATGCCAACCCCGGCCAGCCGGGCGAGGAAAAGATCGTCATCCTCAAGCTGAAGCTGATCGCCGATGCGGGCCTGATCGGCATGCCGAACGCCGGCAAGTCGACATTTCTTTCCCGCGTCTCCGCGGCGCGGCCGAAGATCGCCGACTATCCGTTCACTACGCTGGAGCCGCAGCTCGGGGTGGTGAAGATCGATTCCACCGATTTCGTGCTGGCCGATCTGCCTGGCCTGATCGAGGGCGCGCATGAGGGCACTGGCCTGGGCGACAAGTTCCTCGGCCATGCCGAACGCTGCAACGTGATCCTGCACCTGATCGACGGCACCGAAAGCGCCATCGCCAGGACCTACAAGACGATCCGCGCCGAACTCGAAGCCTATGGCCATGGGCTGGAAGACAAGCCGGAGATCGTGGCGCTGAACAAGGCGGACGCGATCCCGAAGGCCGCGCTGGCCAAGAAGCGCGCCGCGCTGGAGAAGGCCTGCGGCAACAAGGCGTTCGTGATCTCCGGTGTGACCGGCGCGGGCATCGACGAGGTGCTGCGCGCCGTGGCGAAGGAGATCGTCAAGCGCCGTGCGCCGAAGAAGGCGCAGATCAAGGCCGCCAAGCAGGAATGGTCTCCGTGA